In Ammoniphilus sp. CFH 90114, a genomic segment contains:
- a CDS encoding PadR family transcriptional regulator has translation MDINKEVLKGHIDTLILSLLRRRDMYGYELAKYVREKSEDQFELKEGTLYLSLKRLEKNNWIESYWGDDQGPGGRRKYYKLTSIGEESFEQKRREWEFIKKIMDSFLGGKI, from the coding sequence TTGGATATCAATAAAGAAGTTTTAAAGGGTCATATCGATACGTTAATCCTTTCTCTATTACGTCGCAGGGACATGTATGGGTATGAATTAGCTAAGTATGTACGAGAAAAAAGCGAAGATCAATTCGAGCTAAAAGAAGGAACGCTTTATCTATCCCTTAAGCGATTAGAGAAAAACAACTGGATTGAATCTTATTGGGGTGACGATCAAGGACCAGGAGGAAGAAGGAAATATTACAAATTAACTTCAATTGGTGAGGAAAGCTTCGAACAAAAGCGAAGAGAATGGGAGTTTATAAAAAAAATCATGGATTCGTTTTTAGGAGGAAAAATCTAA
- a CDS encoding EAL domain-containing protein codes for MIKDNGSYILEVGEKELWETTETLQALIKSSPLAIVSFDHDGHVNMWNPAAEKLLGWREEEVLNKPNPLFSEDTNADEFSNLLGLLLQGNALTDVEIRRARKDGSTIDLSLSITLLYDKQGDIRGGVALFADITKRKQAELMIKKMAYFDSLTDLPNRTLFYDRLTQAINQAKRTKKPIAVLFLDLDRFKIINDSLGHTAGDQLLQEVSKRLLTCIREGDTVSRQGGDEFTILLANTSSTGAATVAGRIIDMISQPMVLNGHEILVTPSIGIGMFPEDGDNVENLLKNADTAMYHAKDLGKNNYQFYSSKLDQQVLERLTLENELRKALEKKEFVLHYQPLIHINSQKIIGVEALIRWQHPQLGVISPTKFIPLAEETGLIVSIGKWIIQTACAQTKAWQDKGYPPLKVSVNLSGRQFKEPDLVDTICGILKVTGLEPQYLELEITENISMNNVHLTIQTLQELKALGLKISIDDFGTGYSSLNYLKKFPIDTLKIDQSFVRDIHTDRDDAAIVKAIMAMAFSLDLNVIAEGVETQEQLLFLVKQRCPEAQGYYFNKPLTVEEMEDVLMGL; via the coding sequence ATGATAAAAGATAATGGTAGTTATATATTGGAAGTCGGCGAGAAGGAACTGTGGGAAACGACCGAAACTCTCCAAGCTCTTATTAAATCGTCTCCTTTAGCAATTGTGTCTTTTGATCATGATGGTCATGTGAACATGTGGAATCCGGCTGCCGAGAAGTTGCTGGGTTGGCGGGAAGAAGAAGTGCTAAATAAACCGAACCCGCTGTTTTCTGAAGATACGAATGCGGATGAATTTAGCAATCTATTGGGGCTTTTGCTGCAAGGAAATGCTTTGACCGATGTAGAAATCAGGAGAGCGAGGAAAGATGGATCGACTATTGATTTAAGCCTGTCCATTACGCTCTTATATGATAAACAAGGGGATATACGTGGTGGAGTTGCTCTTTTTGCCGATATTACCAAGCGTAAGCAAGCGGAACTAATGATTAAGAAGATGGCCTACTTTGATTCCTTAACCGATTTGCCGAATCGGACTCTGTTCTATGATCGGTTGACGCAAGCCATAAACCAAGCCAAAAGAACGAAAAAACCGATCGCCGTTCTGTTCCTTGACCTAGATCGCTTCAAGATCATCAATGATTCCCTTGGACACACCGCTGGAGATCAATTGCTACAGGAGGTCTCTAAACGATTGCTCACCTGTATTCGAGAAGGGGATACCGTATCTCGTCAAGGAGGAGATGAATTTACCATTCTTCTCGCGAATACAAGTTCGACTGGTGCAGCGACTGTAGCTGGAAGAATCATTGACATGATCTCTCAGCCCATGGTTCTTAATGGTCATGAGATTCTTGTGACCCCAAGCATTGGAATTGGCATGTTCCCTGAAGATGGCGATAATGTAGAAAATCTCTTGAAGAATGCGGACACAGCAATGTATCATGCTAAAGATCTCGGTAAAAACAACTACCAATTTTATTCATCGAAACTCGATCAACAGGTTTTAGAACGACTTACATTAGAAAATGAGCTTAGAAAAGCATTGGAGAAAAAAGAATTTGTGCTTCACTATCAACCGTTGATTCATATCAATTCCCAAAAAATCATCGGTGTGGAGGCCTTGATCCGTTGGCAGCATCCACAGCTGGGCGTAATTTCTCCCACCAAATTCATTCCGCTAGCTGAGGAAACCGGGTTGATTGTTTCAATTGGAAAATGGATCATACAGACCGCTTGTGCTCAGACCAAGGCTTGGCAAGACAAGGGCTACCCTCCTCTGAAAGTATCCGTGAATCTATCCGGAAGACAATTCAAAGAACCAGACTTAGTCGATACGATTTGCGGTATTTTGAAAGTTACGGGATTAGAGCCACAATATTTAGAGCTAGAAATAACAGAAAATATTAGTATGAACAATGTGCATTTAACCATCCAAACGCTTCAAGAGTTAAAAGCACTCGGACTAAAAATTTCAATAGATGACTTCGGGACAGGCTATTCCTCCTTGAATTATCTTAAGAAATTTCCCATTGATACGCTGAAAATCGATCAATCCTTTGTCAGAGACATCCACACTGACCGCGATGACGCCGCCATCGTAAAAGCCATTATGGCGATGGCCTTTAGTCTGGATTTGAATGTAATTGCCGAAGGGGTTGAAACGCAAGAACAGCTATTATTCCTTGTGAAGCAGAGATGCCCAGAAGCGCAAGGCTATTATTTTAATAAGCCTTTAACGGTAGAAGAGATGGAAGATGTATTGATGGGTTTATGA
- a CDS encoding GNAT family N-acetyltransferase yields the protein MTEIQIEGSDIYLRYARESDLDEYFTFIQDPEMNILTGSQRVFTRDEIAAWISKISIVHCGRTDFMIILKETNELLGEVVLNEIDSINRSANIRIGIQGAEHRGKGYGTVAMIEMLRYGFNTLKLHRIHLGVYTFNPRAIHVYEKIGFTKEGLQRDALYLDGKYHDMITMAILEDEFRSLHEPIR from the coding sequence ATGACAGAGATTCAAATCGAGGGTAGTGATATATATTTGAGATATGCGAGGGAATCGGATCTGGATGAATACTTTACTTTTATACAAGATCCTGAGATGAATATTTTAACGGGTTCGCAAAGAGTATTCACCCGCGATGAAATTGCCGCTTGGATAAGTAAGATTAGTATCGTGCATTGTGGTCGAACTGATTTTATGATTATATTGAAAGAAACGAACGAACTATTGGGCGAGGTCGTGCTAAACGAAATCGATTCAATCAACCGGAGCGCAAATATTCGCATTGGAATTCAAGGTGCTGAGCATCGCGGTAAAGGCTACGGTACGGTAGCGATGATTGAAATGCTCCGTTACGGTTTTAACACATTGAAGTTGCATCGTATCCATTTAGGCGTGTATACTTTCAATCCACGAGCAATCCATGTTTACGAGAAAATAGGTTTTACAAAAGAAGGGTTACAGCGAGATGCCTTGTACTTAGATGGGAAATATCATGATATGATTACGATGGCTATTCTCGAGGACGAGTTCCGATCACTGCATGAGCCGATACGCTAA
- a CDS encoding leucine-rich repeat domain-containing protein, producing MKKILFLILCFLLVPTLSFAEGGEGIQFADSNLEQAVREAIQKPSGIITPNDVAGLQSLDASNKKIKSLDGIQSLRQLLSLNLNGNEISDVSPLLELDRLQALFLADNKVRDLSFINTMSLKRVDLTGNGIVTIPELNSPTLTSLIIQNNKITSLDFVSGLPELTELNVSDNQIRDLTPLKKLTNLRLFLAGFNQIQDLTPIQDLPIRSFSLHHNQITSIEPIRHMKHLHEFEEIKLHDLSFNPIRDISPLETQTQIEKINLSGLPITDLSPLSKLVNLRKLELDRTGTITDISPLVHLQKLEYLNLGNNLIKNMNLLNELPQLKELIIWDEHYGRPFNIHMFEQFRNKLEEIQRGIIRDDMSELEKEFAIFQYIVKNTSYSLHHRTAYDALMNGVANCDGYATSVQILLDLQGIENEIAAGIAANGIAHGWNLVKIDGQYYHLDATYSDRNINFETSFSYFNVTDKQIQQDREYFKTRYHEDATSERFKDLHSITVGVMKGEWIYIDLGDEKIKYDGTQKQSVQGEMPIDILLNGYPQHYDQTPVMMNNRTLVPLRGLFEALGAVVEWDPTTNTAKATKDSDVISITIGSRQASHNGKDVILDQEAKMINGRTMVPLRFVSESLRATVNWNGESKTISIDTK from the coding sequence GTGAAAAAAATTTTATTTCTCATTCTTTGTTTTCTTCTAGTTCCTACTCTATCCTTTGCAGAAGGTGGTGAAGGCATTCAATTTGCAGATTCCAATCTCGAGCAAGCAGTTCGGGAAGCCATTCAGAAACCAAGTGGAATCATCACCCCTAATGATGTCGCAGGGTTGCAATCTCTTGACGCTAGTAATAAGAAAATTAAAAGTTTAGATGGAATACAATCACTAAGGCAATTGTTGAGCCTTAATTTAAATGGCAACGAAATTTCAGATGTCTCACCATTACTCGAACTTGACCGCTTGCAGGCATTATTTCTGGCTGACAATAAGGTGCGAGATTTATCTTTTATCAATACCATGTCTTTAAAGCGCGTTGATCTAACTGGAAATGGGATTGTCACGATTCCCGAGCTCAATAGCCCAACCCTTACAAGTCTTATTATACAGAACAACAAAATAACTAGTTTAGACTTTGTATCAGGTCTTCCAGAACTAACAGAATTAAATGTTTCAGATAATCAAATAAGGGACTTAACTCCCTTAAAAAAACTTACTAATCTGCGCCTATTTTTGGCAGGGTTTAATCAAATACAAGATTTGACACCCATTCAGGATTTACCAATCCGTTCTTTTTCACTACATCATAATCAAATTACCAGCATTGAACCCATACGTCATATGAAGCACCTGCATGAGTTTGAAGAAATTAAATTACATGATTTAAGTTTTAACCCGATTCGAGATATTAGCCCTTTAGAAACGCAGACGCAAATAGAAAAGATAAACTTATCCGGTCTACCGATTACAGATTTATCTCCTTTAAGTAAGTTAGTCAATCTGCGCAAACTCGAATTAGATCGTACAGGTACAATCACAGACATTTCTCCTTTAGTTCACTTGCAAAAATTGGAATACTTAAACCTAGGAAATAATCTCATTAAAAATATGAATCTATTAAACGAACTTCCTCAACTAAAGGAGTTAATCATTTGGGATGAACATTACGGTCGACCTTTTAATATCCATATGTTTGAGCAATTTAGAAATAAATTAGAAGAGATTCAGCGTGGAATTATTCGTGATGACATGTCAGAATTGGAAAAAGAATTTGCTATCTTTCAATACATAGTAAAAAACACTTCCTATTCCCTACACCATAGAACGGCGTATGATGCTTTAATGAACGGTGTTGCCAATTGTGATGGGTATGCTACGTCCGTTCAAATCCTTTTAGATCTACAGGGCATCGAAAACGAAATAGCTGCGGGGATAGCGGCAAACGGAATTGCTCATGGCTGGAATTTAGTGAAAATTGATGGCCAATATTACCACTTAGACGCAACTTATAGTGATCGAAATATTAACTTCGAGACCAGCTTTTCTTACTTCAATGTAACGGACAAACAAATTCAACAAGACCGAGAGTATTTTAAAACTCGTTATCATGAGGATGCGACAAGCGAGCGTTTCAAGGATCTGCACTCGATTACAGTCGGTGTCATGAAAGGAGAATGGATTTACATTGACCTGGGTGATGAGAAGATAAAATATGATGGGACACAGAAACAAAGTGTTCAAGGAGAGATGCCTATTGATATTCTTCTAAACGGCTATCCTCAACATTACGATCAAACACCGGTCATGATGAACAACCGAACCTTGGTACCTCTTCGAGGCTTATTCGAAGCTTTGGGTGCAGTAGTAGAATGGGATCCAACGACAAATACGGCGAAAGCAACTAAAGACTCAGATGTCATTTCCATAACCATTGGTAGTCGACAAGCTAGCCACAATGGCAAAGACGTCATATTGGATCAAGAAGCGAAAATGATAAATGGCCGAACTATGGTCCCATTAAGATTTGTAAGTGAGAGCTTACGTGCAACTGTAAACTGGAATGGTGAAAGTAAGACCATTAGCATAGACACGAAATAA
- a CDS encoding EAL domain-containing protein: protein MDPRDRVIDKRKTTKVLYDHFLNIMYDTREIYFFDTSTLKFVEVNTVASKNLGYTLDELLDMSPVEVMTRLTEKEFQRIIDPLTSGKQTVVSLETSLLRKDSTVYPVEIQLYLIEKENQSLVLAIVNDIIERKQAEEMIHYLSYQDHITCLPNRMLFNDRLSVSLSNAKRNQSIVTVLFLDLDRFKHLNDPLGHDKGDAILRQVAHKLKFCLRENDTISRFGGDEFAIILSDVGRVEDAGRVAGRVLDKLSETLNFEEFEFRLTASIGISLYPFDGNTREELLKNAHSAMYKAKERGGNCYQFYASEMNARMFERLVLENGLHKALDRNEFVLYYQPQYDSKTLEITGVEALVRWNHPDLGLVPPADFIPLSEEIGHIIPLGIWVLYTACVQNKAWQDAGYPPISVSVILSTKQFKQSNLVQLVSDVLNETGLEPQYLKLELTETDMMENTDEILATLQQLKNMGIKIMIDDFGKGYSSLGYLKKFPVDILKIDQSFIREIESSPSEREIVIAILQLAQILDLQVIAEGIETEEQFAFLRKHDCDVMQGYYFSKPLPLREIEEVLKVKRKIEAPKGIVG from the coding sequence ATGGATCCTAGAGATAGAGTGATAGACAAACGGAAAACCACGAAAGTTCTATATGATCACTTTTTAAATATCATGTACGATACTCGTGAAATCTATTTTTTTGATACTAGTACACTAAAATTTGTTGAAGTGAATACGGTTGCATCAAAGAATTTGGGTTATACCCTAGATGAACTTCTTGATATGAGCCCTGTGGAAGTCATGACGAGACTGACAGAAAAAGAGTTTCAAAGAATTATTGATCCGTTGACTTCTGGCAAGCAAACCGTTGTTTCACTAGAAACATCCCTGCTTCGGAAGGATTCTACGGTTTATCCTGTGGAAATTCAGTTGTATTTAATTGAAAAGGAAAATCAAAGCTTAGTACTCGCGATCGTGAATGATATTATTGAGCGAAAACAAGCAGAGGAGATGATTCATTATTTATCTTACCAGGATCATATCACTTGTTTACCTAATCGAATGCTGTTTAATGACCGTTTAAGTGTAAGCCTCTCCAATGCTAAACGAAACCAGTCCATTGTGACGGTTCTCTTTCTTGATCTAGACCGCTTTAAACATCTCAATGATCCTCTCGGTCATGATAAAGGGGATGCAATCTTGCGGCAAGTGGCTCATAAGCTCAAGTTCTGCTTACGCGAGAATGATACCATCTCGCGGTTTGGGGGAGATGAGTTTGCCATTATACTCTCGGACGTCGGCCGAGTAGAAGATGCCGGTAGAGTAGCTGGAAGAGTTCTGGATAAATTATCGGAGACTTTGAACTTTGAGGAATTTGAATTTCGTTTGACGGCTAGCATAGGGATCAGTTTGTATCCGTTTGACGGAAATACGAGAGAAGAATTACTGAAAAATGCCCACTCTGCGATGTATAAAGCGAAAGAGCGGGGAGGAAATTGCTACCAGTTCTATGCATCTGAAATGAATGCAAGGATGTTTGAACGACTCGTATTAGAGAACGGATTACATAAAGCATTGGATCGCAATGAATTCGTTCTTTATTACCAGCCTCAATATGACAGCAAGACTTTGGAGATTACGGGTGTAGAAGCGCTAGTGCGATGGAACCACCCGGACTTAGGACTAGTTCCTCCTGCGGATTTTATCCCTTTATCTGAAGAAATCGGACATATTATACCATTGGGGATTTGGGTGCTCTATACCGCTTGCGTGCAGAACAAGGCATGGCAAGATGCAGGATATCCTCCAATATCCGTATCGGTCATTCTATCTACTAAGCAATTCAAACAGAGCAATTTAGTTCAACTTGTATCTGATGTTCTTAACGAAACGGGTTTAGAGCCCCAATACCTAAAACTAGAGTTAACAGAAACGGATATGATGGAAAATACGGATGAAATCCTGGCGACCCTTCAACAATTGAAGAACATGGGGATTAAAATTATGATTGATGATTTTGGAAAAGGGTATTCATCCCTTGGCTATTTGAAGAAGTTTCCTGTTGATATCTTGAAAATTGATCAGTCTTTTATTCGGGAAATCGAATCTAGTCCTAGTGAAAGAGAAATCGTCATCGCAATTCTTCAACTTGCTCAAATACTAGATTTGCAAGTGATTGCGGAGGGGATTGAAACCGAGGAACAGTTTGCCTTTCTTCGTAAACATGACTGTGATGTGATGCAAGGATACTATTTTTCCAAGCCTTTACCTTTGAGGGAGATTGAAGAAGTTCTAAAGGTAAAAAGGAAGATTGAGGCTCCAAAAGGGATTGTAGGATGA
- a CDS encoding permease prefix domain 1-containing protein, translating into MKQIDKFVNSIYAPISGEEAKELKEEMRSHLLEAVAELKAEGRTEEEAISIAIERFGDEKQMTRGVLAMFQSQKKFIKGLWLSAIAFLVLGLVVFISLHMKDSKYSETLALMTNLVESYDSKGKFTKEDALAMQEMMERNARWFDNISYFAVIKNSEQNGSKLSEKVFVHGQEGIGESGLIRQGIVGKDTWYVEWEYKVYDYLKYQAFYYVFFAISAVLFALSIIVQTYYRIRLRAFP; encoded by the coding sequence ATGAAGCAAATCGATAAATTCGTAAATTCGATTTATGCCCCCATTAGCGGGGAGGAAGCGAAAGAGTTAAAAGAAGAAATGAGAAGCCACTTGTTAGAAGCTGTGGCTGAGCTGAAGGCAGAAGGTAGAACCGAAGAAGAGGCGATTTCAATTGCCATAGAGCGTTTTGGAGATGAAAAACAAATGACAAGAGGGGTTTTAGCCATGTTCCAATCCCAAAAGAAATTTATTAAAGGGTTATGGTTATCCGCGATTGCTTTTTTAGTCTTAGGTCTAGTGGTTTTCATTAGTCTTCATATGAAGGATAGCAAATACTCGGAAACCTTAGCTCTCATGACGAACCTTGTAGAATCTTATGATAGTAAAGGGAAATTTACAAAGGAAGACGCGTTAGCCATGCAGGAAATGATGGAGCGTAACGCTCGGTGGTTCGATAACATTAGTTATTTTGCGGTTATTAAAAATAGTGAACAAAACGGCAGCAAACTAAGCGAAAAAGTATTTGTTCATGGGCAAGAAGGCATCGGGGAAAGTGGTTTGATTCGACAAGGTATAGTGGGAAAAGATACATGGTACGTGGAATGGGAATACAAGGTATACGATTACTTAAAATATCAGGCTTTTTATTATGTGTTTTTTGCTATTTCCGCCGTATTGTTTGCCTTGTCGATCATCGTTCAGACCTATTATCGCATTCGGTTAAGGGCATTTCCTTAA